One [Clostridium] saccharolyticum WM1 DNA segment encodes these proteins:
- a CDS encoding aconitase X swivel domain-containing protein, whose protein sequence is MDKFQGRAVIPGQVKGNAMVSKKGFNVLSSYMGALVSNGKQTLCTDQNNPDLFQKDLTGAILCIPQVIGSTTAGMLIQTVAAMGIQPKAMLFLATAESLAISGVLLADIWENTKIVTVDGLGERFLESVQEGQTVEVAEDGTVTLF, encoded by the coding sequence ATGGATAAATTTCAGGGAAGAGCAGTCATACCAGGACAGGTTAAGGGAAACGCTATGGTGTCAAAAAAGGGATTCAATGTGCTTTCTTCCTATATGGGGGCGCTGGTATCAAACGGGAAACAGACCCTGTGTACGGACCAGAACAATCCGGACCTGTTTCAGAAGGATCTTACCGGAGCCATCCTTTGCATTCCTCAGGTGATCGGTTCCACTACGGCAGGGATGCTGATTCAGACCGTTGCAGCGATGGGGATTCAGCCGAAAGCTATGCTGTTTTTAGCAACAGCCGAGTCCCTGGCGATCTCAGGTGTTCTGCTGGCGGATATTTGGGAAAACACAAAGATCGTTACGGTTGATGGGCTGGGGGAGCGCTTCCTGGAGTCGGTTCAGGAGGGGCAGACGGTGGAAGTTGCGGAAGATGGCACTGTAACATTATTTTAA
- a CDS encoding oxidoreductase: MSTKFKELFEPAYIGKLQIKNKLSMAPMGPVGYADALGAMNQRLQEYYVERAKGGIGLIITGICSVDLDIEGLVRPGLPCPTQNPLAFIHEAYQMNERIHAYGTKIFLQLTGGLGRSALPGFATKFIAPSENENRFDPRIRHREMTIEEIKNMIQKFVMSAVVAKKAGFDGVEIHAVHEGYLLDQFAIALFNRRTDEYGGSLENRLRVATDIVKGIKAACGPDFPVSLRYSLKSCMKGIRRGGLPGEDYEEAGKDIEEGIEAAKILEAAGYDALNVDAGTYDSWYWNHPPMYFEDGMYREFGRLVKQNVDVPVILAGRMENPEMAIEALGDSCDIIGLGRQLLTDPYYPEKVRTGRLDEIRPCLGCHEGCLGRISNAPVSCAVNPACGREKIYGLVPANKKKHVLVIGGGIAGMEAARVLAERGHCVTLCEKSGSLGGNLIPGSVPHFKRYDRALVKWYQRQLELLNVEVRMNCEITAENISDFKPDEIITATGSKPIQSKFGSEAFAATADDILLGKAEAGKNVVVIGGGLVGCETALWLAQNGSKVTVIEMLKDILGGHGALPHMNHDMLVDLLAFHKVDIHTSSTVKSIEGGKVTAKTPEGERSFPADTVISAIGYRENHALYDELKDLDIPVHNIGDSQKVHNIMYSIWNSYELAREL; encoded by the coding sequence ATGAGTACAAAATTCAAAGAGCTTTTTGAGCCTGCATACATCGGGAAATTACAAATAAAAAACAAATTGTCCATGGCGCCAATGGGGCCTGTCGGATATGCTGATGCACTGGGAGCTATGAACCAAAGGCTGCAGGAATATTATGTGGAACGGGCTAAGGGGGGAATCGGATTGATTATTACCGGTATCTGCAGTGTGGATCTGGATATTGAAGGTCTGGTCAGACCGGGCCTCCCATGTCCGACTCAGAATCCTCTGGCTTTTATTCATGAAGCATATCAGATGAATGAAAGAATCCATGCATACGGCACAAAGATTTTTCTTCAGCTCACCGGAGGTCTTGGGAGAAGCGCACTGCCCGGATTTGCTACCAAGTTTATCGCTCCGTCGGAGAATGAAAACAGGTTTGATCCCCGCATCAGGCACCGGGAAATGACCATAGAAGAAATCAAGAACATGATTCAGAAATTTGTCATGTCCGCAGTGGTTGCGAAAAAAGCTGGCTTTGACGGCGTAGAGATTCATGCGGTTCATGAAGGATATCTCCTGGACCAGTTTGCCATCGCCCTTTTCAACCGCAGAACGGACGAATATGGGGGCTCGTTGGAAAACCGGCTGAGGGTAGCAACGGACATTGTAAAAGGGATCAAAGCTGCCTGCGGGCCTGACTTCCCGGTCAGCCTTCGCTACAGCCTGAAAAGCTGTATGAAGGGAATCCGCCGCGGCGGGCTGCCGGGCGAAGATTATGAAGAAGCTGGAAAGGATATCGAAGAAGGGATCGAAGCTGCTAAAATTCTGGAGGCAGCAGGCTATGACGCATTAAACGTGGATGCAGGAACCTACGATTCCTGGTATTGGAATCATCCGCCGATGTATTTTGAAGATGGAATGTACCGGGAATTCGGCAGACTTGTAAAGCAGAACGTAGATGTCCCCGTTATTCTGGCCGGAAGAATGGAAAATCCGGAGATGGCAATCGAAGCCCTCGGCGATTCCTGCGACATCATCGGACTTGGAAGACAGCTTTTGACCGATCCGTATTATCCGGAAAAGGTGAGAACTGGAAGGCTTGATGAAATCAGACCGTGCCTCGGATGCCATGAAGGCTGCCTGGGCAGAATTTCAAACGCCCCTGTAAGCTGTGCCGTGAATCCGGCCTGCGGCAGAGAAAAAATTTACGGACTCGTACCGGCCAATAAGAAGAAGCATGTACTTGTGATTGGAGGCGGAATAGCAGGAATGGAAGCAGCAAGAGTGCTGGCTGAAAGGGGACACTGCGTTACCCTGTGTGAAAAGAGCGGCAGCCTTGGAGGAAATTTGATTCCGGGAAGTGTTCCTCATTTCAAACGCTATGACAGAGCCCTGGTCAAGTGGTATCAGAGACAGCTTGAGCTTCTGAATGTGGAAGTCAGGATGAACTGTGAGATTACTGCAGAAAATATCTCCGATTTCAAGCCGGATGAAATCATTACGGCAACTGGTTCGAAGCCGATTCAAAGCAAGTTTGGATCGGAGGCTTTTGCGGCTACTGCAGATGATATCCTTCTTGGAAAAGCAGAGGCTGGAAAAAATGTCGTTGTGATCGGCGGTGGCCTGGTTGGATGTGAAACAGCTCTATGGCTAGCACAGAATGGTTCCAAGGTTACAGTCATCGAAATGCTGAAAGACATTCTGGGCGGTCACGGTGCGCTTCCGCATATGAATCATGATATGCTTGTGGATTTGCTGGCATTCCATAAGGTGGATATCCATACAAGCAGTACGGTGAAGAGTATAGAGGGAGGCAAGGTGACTGCTAAAACTCCGGAAGGAGAACGTTCATTTCCGGCAGATACAGTTATTTCAGCCATCGGCTATCGCGAAAATCATGCACTGTATGATGAACTGAAGGACTTGGATATACCTGTCCACAATATTGGGGATTCCCAGAAGGTCCATAATATCATGTATTCCATCTGGAATTCATACGAGCTTGCCAGAGAACTATAA
- a CDS encoding BMC domain-containing protein, translating to MNVLERKIFESVPGKQVTLAHIIANPDERIFEKLGLNEEKYHAIGILTITPPEVAIIAVDIAKKTAPVKIGFVDRFSGSVFILGDVAAVQSAVEQVVLYLSEFMQFSVPKITRT from the coding sequence ATGAATGTATTAGAAAGAAAAATATTTGAATCGGTACCAGGCAAACAAGTGACATTAGCACATATTATAGCAAATCCAGATGAACGGATCTTTGAGAAATTAGGCTTGAATGAAGAAAAGTATCATGCAATCGGTATTTTAACCATAACCCCGCCGGAGGTTGCAATCATCGCTGTAGATATAGCTAAAAAGACTGCACCTGTTAAAATAGGATTTGTTGATCGGTTCAGTGGGTCTGTATTTATTCTGGGGGATGTAGCAGCTGTACAATCTGCCGTCGAACAGGTTGTTCTTTATTTAAGTGAATTTATGCAGTTTTCTGTCCCCAAGATAACAAGAACATAA
- a CDS encoding EutP/PduV family microcompartment system protein, translating into MMKIMLIGSVGSGKTTLCQRIQGEIIKYKKTQSVEFYSQMIDTPGEFVLHRRFYSALQMMAASSDIIGFVCNVTEQSQTFSPYFAQNFTKPCIGIITKIDLASNEEEIINAEKRLKLAGVEKIFRLSAVEDKGVAELIAYLSKEES; encoded by the coding sequence ATGATGAAAATCATGTTAATTGGATCCGTTGGAAGTGGGAAAACCACCCTTTGCCAAAGGATTCAAGGTGAGATCATTAAATATAAAAAAACACAATCCGTTGAATTCTATTCTCAGATGATTGACACACCGGGTGAGTTTGTATTGCATAGAAGATTCTATAGCGCGTTACAAATGATGGCTGCCAGTTCCGATATTATTGGATTCGTTTGTAACGTGACAGAGCAAAGCCAGACATTTTCCCCCTATTTTGCTCAAAATTTTACAAAACCTTGTATAGGAATTATTACAAAGATAGATTTGGCATCAAACGAAGAAGAAATTATCAATGCGGAGAAACGATTGAAATTAGCAGGTGTTGAGAAAATTTTCCGACTCTCTGCGGTAGAAGATAAAGGAGTGGCAGAATTGATTGCCTATCTTTCTAAGGAGGAATCATAA
- a CDS encoding cob(I)yrinic acid a,c-diamide adenosyltransferase gives MQIYTRTGDKGYTRIIGGIQLAKDSERIKAYGTIDELNSFVGYAITLIKNNDSLKKELTQIQQCLFDCGNDLATPKGKGTYRVTPALTEWIETCIDAHVNIPPEVESFILPGGSQAASILHICRTVARRAEREIVTFQWTNDMNDEVLIFINRLSDYFFSVARVANANEGIKDVLYERSGKVFHIDLKKEDL, from the coding sequence TTGCAAATTTATACTAGAACAGGTGACAAAGGATATACCAGGATAATCGGCGGCATCCAATTAGCAAAAGATAGTGAACGTATTAAAGCCTATGGTACGATTGACGAATTAAATAGTTTCGTAGGTTATGCGATTACACTTATAAAAAACAATGATTCTTTGAAAAAGGAATTAACGCAGATCCAACAGTGTTTATTTGATTGCGGCAATGATTTAGCAACACCAAAAGGAAAAGGAACGTACCGGGTTACACCTGCTTTAACAGAGTGGATTGAAACATGTATTGATGCCCATGTAAATATTCCGCCGGAAGTGGAGTCTTTTATTTTGCCAGGTGGTTCACAGGCAGCAAGTATTCTGCATATTTGCAGAACCGTTGCCAGGAGAGCAGAAAGAGAGATCGTAACGTTCCAATGGACGAATGATATGAATGATGAAGTTTTGATATTTATAAACCGCTTATCCGATTACTTTTTTTCCGTAGCACGTGTTGCCAATGCAAACGAAGGCATTAAAGATGTGCTTTATGAAAGAAGCGGGAAGGTATTCCATATAGATTTGAAAAAAGAAGATTTATAA
- a CDS encoding 1-propanol dehydrogenase PduQ has protein sequence MQEIQFGTTLYVGDESLKRLSDFRNEKILIVTDSFIASSELLSHIKSYIDSGNETMVFSEVIPDPPIDNIVAGLESSKDFSATILLAIGGGSAIDAAKAMLYFGKLTDRFHGIRFVTIPTTSGTGSEVTNFSIITDKEKGTKYPLITDQILPDEAILDSGLVAGLPPKQTADTGIDVLTHAIEAYVSTSANDISDALSEKAIRCVFTYLERAYKDGKDKVAREKMHMASTMAGMAFNTASLGLNHGIAHAAGARWHIPHGRINGILLPNVIRYNAGIMEGDYRKNTSPAAKRYAEIAKFLGLNAGNAQMGVRSLVNAILALEKSLSIPKSLSEWGVNKEQFESDKNVIAEAALADRCTATNPIVPTKEDIIRVLGKSFK, from the coding sequence TTGCAAGAGATTCAATTTGGAACAACATTGTACGTTGGTGACGAAAGCCTGAAACGATTATCAGATTTCAGAAATGAAAAGATTTTAATAGTAACAGATTCTTTTATTGCTTCATCAGAGTTACTTTCCCATATTAAAAGTTATATTGATAGCGGCAATGAAACCATGGTGTTTTCTGAAGTTATTCCGGATCCCCCAATTGATAACATTGTTGCCGGGCTGGAATCCAGCAAGGATTTTTCTGCTACTATTTTATTAGCAATCGGCGGCGGCTCTGCGATTGATGCAGCAAAAGCTATGCTCTATTTTGGCAAATTGACGGATCGGTTTCATGGGATACGATTTGTCACGATTCCTACAACGAGTGGAACGGGTTCAGAGGTCACGAATTTTTCCATTATCACGGACAAGGAAAAGGGAACAAAGTATCCTTTGATTACAGATCAAATATTGCCAGATGAAGCGATTTTAGATTCTGGCCTTGTTGCTGGTTTGCCTCCAAAGCAAACGGCTGATACGGGTATTGATGTTCTTACTCATGCCATAGAAGCTTATGTTTCCACCAGTGCCAATGATATCTCTGATGCCTTAAGCGAAAAAGCCATACGCTGTGTTTTCACTTATTTAGAGCGGGCTTATAAAGATGGAAAGGATAAAGTGGCACGTGAAAAAATGCATATGGCATCAACCATGGCTGGAATGGCCTTTAACACCGCCTCGTTAGGGTTAAACCATGGGATAGCACATGCAGCAGGAGCACGTTGGCATATTCCCCATGGAAGAATCAATGGCATCCTGTTACCAAATGTTATTCGTTATAATGCAGGAATTATGGAAGGAGACTACCGTAAAAATACTTCTCCTGCAGCCAAACGTTATGCTGAAATAGCGAAATTCTTAGGATTAAATGCAGGAAACGCACAAATGGGTGTACGAAGTTTGGTTAATGCAATCCTTGCACTTGAAAAGTCACTTTCTATTCCAAAGAGTCTTTCTGAATGGGGAGTGAATAAGGAACAATTCGAATCAGATAAAAATGTAATCGCGGAAGCTGCTCTTGCAGATCGTTGTACAGCAACAAACCCGATTGTTCCAACAAAAGAGGATATCATTCGTGTTTTAGGAAAATCATTTAAATAA
- a CDS encoding BMC domain-containing protein — translation MDVNERIIQEYVPGKQITVAHVIAKPDSELYQKLGIAQSGNEAVGILTVTPSEASIIVVDIATKAAEVEIGFVDRFSGAVVIIGDVSSVKIALENILEIMESLLDFTVVPLSST, via the coding sequence TTGGATGTAAATGAGAGAATTATACAGGAATATGTTCCTGGTAAACAAATCACCGTTGCACATGTTATTGCAAAACCTGATTCAGAACTATATCAAAAGTTGGGAATCGCACAATCTGGAAATGAAGCAGTCGGTATTTTAACGGTAACACCCAGTGAAGCATCGATTATCGTTGTCGATATAGCAACAAAAGCCGCTGAAGTTGAAATTGGTTTTGTTGACAGATTTTCAGGTGCAGTGGTTATCATCGGGGATGTTTCCTCGGTTAAAATTGCCTTAGAAAACATTTTAGAAATCATGGAAAGTCTTTTGGATTTTACGGTTGTACCTTTATCTAGCACTTAA
- the eutA gene encoding ethanolamine ammonia-lyase reactivating factor EutA — protein sequence METDTKGVDKMTETLLSVGIDIGTSTTQLILSELSIENIASVFTIPRVSIKDKKVIFKSDIIFTPILENNLIDTDGIKAFVEQQYKKAGITKADIQTGAVIITGETVRKENAQAVAKALSGFAGDFVVATAGPDLESIIAGKGAGTYSYSESQYTTAVNFDIGGGTTNLVVFNNGDVEDTACFDIGGRLIKVDTNEIIRYISPKVKEIIKREAFDIHLNEKINLKELEKLLDIFVQVLENSIGLGNKNPYFDLLITNKPLNTKLPLKCISFSGGVADGITRDNLQNPFEYGDIGLLLGKKISGSLLMTALKRIPTVETIRATVVGAGSHTTDVSGSTITYKEEILPLKNIPILQLSKEDESTSQSGNLGKIIEEKVKWFMVDGEVQTIGLGIEGAHSPSFQFIQGLAKEMIKGLDLLIKEKLPLVIIVKEDMAKALGHSLSAHLPKDYPFVCIDSVHVRNGDYIDIGMPIADGSVLPVIVKTLVFN from the coding sequence TTGGAAACAGATACAAAGGGAGTAGATAAGATGACTGAAACTTTATTAAGCGTTGGTATTGACATAGGAACATCAACAACACAATTAATTTTATCAGAACTTTCAATTGAAAATATAGCATCAGTTTTTACAATTCCAAGAGTTTCCATTAAGGACAAAAAGGTGATATTTAAAAGTGATATTATCTTTACTCCTATATTAGAAAACAATCTGATAGATACTGATGGTATAAAAGCATTTGTAGAGCAGCAATACAAAAAAGCAGGGATTACAAAAGCAGATATTCAAACAGGGGCAGTCATTATCACTGGGGAAACCGTTCGAAAGGAGAATGCCCAGGCAGTTGCCAAAGCTTTAAGCGGTTTTGCCGGAGATTTTGTTGTGGCAACGGCTGGTCCTGATCTGGAGAGTATCATCGCTGGGAAAGGAGCGGGGACTTATTCTTATTCTGAAAGTCAATACACAACGGCGGTAAACTTTGATATTGGAGGCGGGACAACAAATCTGGTAGTATTTAACAATGGAGATGTTGAGGATACGGCTTGCTTTGATATTGGAGGCCGCTTGATCAAGGTAGATACAAATGAAATCATTCGTTATATTTCACCGAAAGTGAAGGAAATTATTAAAAGAGAAGCTTTCGATATTCACCTAAATGAAAAGATAAATCTTAAGGAATTAGAGAAACTCTTGGATATATTTGTACAAGTACTGGAAAATAGCATTGGATTAGGAAATAAAAATCCTTATTTTGACTTGTTGATAACCAACAAGCCGTTGAACACAAAGCTTCCGTTGAAATGTATTTCATTTTCAGGCGGCGTGGCAGATGGTATTACGAGAGATAATTTACAAAATCCGTTTGAATATGGTGATATTGGACTTTTGTTAGGTAAGAAAATAAGTGGTTCCCTCCTTATGACTGCCCTTAAGCGGATTCCAACGGTCGAGACCATTCGTGCAACAGTGGTAGGAGCAGGATCACACACCACTGATGTTTCCGGGAGTACAATTACCTATAAAGAGGAGATACTTCCACTTAAGAATATCCCCATCTTACAGTTGTCGAAAGAGGATGAAAGTACCAGTCAAAGTGGGAATTTAGGGAAAATTATTGAAGAAAAAGTAAAGTGGTTTATGGTAGATGGAGAAGTACAAACGATTGGATTAGGGATCGAAGGTGCACATAGTCCTTCCTTCCAGTTTATTCAGGGCCTGGCAAAAGAAATGATAAAAGGTTTGGATCTGTTGATTAAGGAGAAATTGCCGCTTGTTATTATAGTAAAAGAAGACATGGCAAAGGCATTAGGACATAGCCTTTCTGCACATCTTCCAAAAGATTATCCTTTTGTATGTATTGATAGTGTTCATGTAAGGAATGGAGATTATATCGATATCGGAATGCCCATTGCAGATGGTTCTGTTTTACCGGTAATCGTAAAGACATTAGTATTTAATTAA